One window from the genome of Hyperolius riggenbachi isolate aHypRig1 chromosome 6, aHypRig1.pri, whole genome shotgun sequence encodes:
- the LOC137521019 gene encoding trichohyalin-like isoform X2, translated as MADQEEQSKIRHSMEDGSQIREKIVSVPTEVQQQDKLREEQENSRGEEKKENEKLKKEQEERLRKEQKDRLKREHKDRLKREHEEKLKKEQEEKLRKEQEEKLRKEQDNKSRKEQEEKLRKAKEENLRKEQEQRVRKEEKLRTEQQEKLRKEQEERVRTEEKLRKEQEEKLRKEQEEKLRKEQEQMLKREKEEKDRLKKEQKERLKKKQEGENERLKKDQEEKLRKEEDEQLRKEEEKRLRKVEVVQLRKEQVERLRKEDERFRKVEEEKRLRKVEEEERLRKVEEEERLRKVEEAEHLKMEQVEQLRKEEERLRKVEEEERLRKVEEEERLRKVEEERLRKVEEKERLRKVEEKVRMRKEGERLRKEEKERLRKEEDERLRKEEDERLRKEEDERLRKEEDERLRKEEDERLRKEEDERLRKEEDERLRKEEKERLRKEEEKETLRKEEEERLRKEEEERLRKEEEERLRKEEEERLRKEEEERLRKEEEERLRKEEEERLREEEEERLRKEEERLRKEERLRKEEEERLRRETFRKEQEDKENLKKEQEEKRLRQELFIQKQEKSWKTTVIVAAILIALFAGIYAVPVLLRPTPSSESRSVLQIFQSELDKLKHYFPDQNQHLWLRSGKMLQTHLNKSQPSEPATLILTAGQDAKRTLLCLGGGLAQAYADALNASWLLIHGPSKSDHDSITTKLHIDEELSSGFDSTARAAVLNRLETLPPGSLLILYRYCDHENAAYKKVALVFTVLLDEPSLDHDTPLPEVEEKVRDFLWEQFVTSDKVRSYQEMDSDKLGGVWSRISHLVLPVYPVESMEAGKCPIDYDGRLTIED; from the exons ATGGCAGATCAGGAAGAACAAAGCAAGATACGTCATTCTATGGAAGACGGAAGTCAAATACGTGAAAAGATTGTTTCTGTTCCTACAGAAGTACAACAGCAAGATAAgttgagagaagagcaggagaatTCAAGAGGAGAAGAGAAGAAGGAGAATGAGAAGTTGAAAAAGGAGCAAGAGGAGAGGTTAAGAAAAGAGCAAAAAGATAGGTTGAAAAGGGAGCACAAGGACAGATTGAAAAGGGAGCATGAGGAGAAGTTGAAAAAAGAACAGGAGGAGAAGTTGAGAAAAGAACAGGAGGAGAAGTTGAGGAAAGAACAGGATAATAAGTCAAGAAAGGAACAGGAGGAGAAGCTGCGAAAGGCGAAGGAGGAGAATCTGAgaaaggagcaggaacagaggGTGAGAAAGGAGGAGAAGCTGAGgacggagcagcaggagaagctgaGAAAGGAGCAGGAAGAGAGGGTGAGAACGGAGGAGAAGCTGAGGAAGGAGCAGGAAGAGAAGCTGAGGAAGGAGCAGGAGGAAAAGCTGAGAAAAGAGCAGGAGCAGATGTTGAAAAGGGaaaaggaggagaaggataggttAAAAAAAGAGCAGAAGGAGAGGCTGAAAAAGAAGCAGGAGGGAGAGAATGAAAGGTTGAAAAAAGACCAGGAAGAGAAGTTGAGAAAGGAAGAAGATGAGCAATTgagaaaggaggaggagaagaggttgAGAAAGGTGGAGGTGGTGCAGTTGAGAAAGGAACAGGTTGAGCGGTTGAGAAAGGAGGACGAGCGGTTCAGAAAAGTGGAGGAAgagaaaaggttgagaaaggtggaagaggaggagaggttgagaaaggtggaggaggaggagaggttgAGAAAGGTGGAGGAGGCGGAGCACTTGAAAATGGAGCAGGTTGAGCAGTTGAGAAAGGAGGAGGAGCGTTTGAgaaaggtggaggaggaggagaggttgagaaaggtggaggaggaggagaggttgAGAAAGGTGGAGGAGGAGAGGTTGAGAAAGGTGgaagagaaggagaggttgaGAAAGGTGGAGGAGAAGGTGAGAATGAGAAAAGAGGGGGAGAGACTGagaaaggaggagaaggagaggttgagaAAGGAGGAGGATGAAAGACTGAGAAAGGAGGAGGATGAAAGACTGAGAAAGGAGGAGGATGAGAGACTGAGAAAGGAGGAGGATGAGAGACTGAGAAAGGAGGAGGATGAGAGACTGAGAAAGGAGGAGGATGAGAGACTGAGAAAGGAGGAGGATGAGAGACTGagaaaggaggagaaggagaggctgagaaaggaggaggagaaggagacgttgagaaaggaggaggaggagaggctgagaaaagaggaggaggagaggctgagaaaagaggaggaggagaggctgagaaaagaggaggaggagaggctgagaaaagaggaggaggagaggctgagaaaagaggaggaggagaggctgagaaaagaggaggaggagaggctgagagaagaggaggaggagaggctgagaaaagaggaggagag GCTGAGAAAGGAGGAGAGGCtgagaaaggaggaggaggagaggttgAGAAGGGAGACATTCAGAAAAGAGCAAGAAGATAAGGAGAACTTGAAAAAGGAACAGGAGGAGAAGAGATTGAGGCAAGAGCTTTTCATACAAAAACAAGAGAAGAGCTGGAAGACAACAGTGATAG TTGCTGCCATTCTCATCGCTCTGTTTGCCGGTATCTATGCCGTTCCTGTGCTGCTCAGACCTACTCCATCTTCAGAATCGAGATCCGTTCTACAGATTTTCCAGAGTGAGCTTGACAAGCTAAAGCATTATTTTCCTGACCAAAATCAGCATTTGTGGTTGCGAAGTGGAAAAATGCTGCAAACTCATCTCAACAAATCCCAACCCAGTGAACCCGCTACACTCATCCTTACTGCAGGACAAGATGCAAAGCGCACTTTACTCTGCTTAGGCGGGGGTCTGGCACAAGCCTATGCTGATGCTCTCAATGCAAGTTGGTTATTAATCCATGGCCCTTCCAAATCAGACCATGATAGCATAACTACCAAACTTCATATAGATGAGGAGCTAAGTTCAGGGTTTGACTCTACTGCCCGGGCAGCAGTATTAAACCGTTTAGAGACTCTGCCTCCTGGTTCCTTGCTCATCCTCTACAGGTATTGTGACCACGAGAATGCAGCTTATAAGAAAGTCGCACTAGTGTTTACAGTTCTTCTAGATGAGCCATCATTGGATCACGACACGCCTCTCCCGGAGGTGGAAGAGAAAGTCAGAGACTTCCTGTGGGAACAGTTCGTTACATCAGACAAAGTTAGATCATATCAAGAGATGGATAGTGATAAGCTAGGTGGGGTGTGGAGCCGCATTTCTCACCTAGTTCTCCCTGTGTACCCAGTGGAAAGTATGGAGGCTGGGAAGTGCCCTATTGATTACGATGGAAGATTAACTATAGAGGACTAA
- the LOC137521019 gene encoding trichohyalin-like isoform X1 yields the protein MADQEEQSKIRHSMEDGSQIREKIVSVPTEVQQQDKLREEQENSRGEEKKENEKLKKEQEERLRKEQKDRLKREHKDRLKREHEEKLKKEQEEKLRKEQEEKLRKEQDNKSRKEQEEKLRKAKEENLRKEQEQRVRKEEKLRTEQQEKLRKEQEERVRTEEKLRKEQEEKLRKEQEEKLRKEQEQMLKREKEEKDRLKKEQKERLKKKQEGENERLKKDQEEKLRKEEDEQLRKEEEKRLRKVEVVQLRKEQVERLRKEDERFRKVEEEKRLRKVEEEERLRKVEEEERLRKVEEAEHLKMEQVEQLRKEEERLRKVEEEERLRKVEEEERLRKVEEERLRKVEEKERLRKVEEKVRMRKEGERLRKEEKERLRKEEDERLRKEEDERLRKEEDERLRKEEDERLRKEEDERLRKEEDERLRKEEDERLRKEEKERLRKEEEKETLRKEEEERLRKEEEERLRKEEEERLRKEEEERLRKEEEERLRKEEEERLRKEEEERLREEEEERLRKEEERLRKEQEERLRKEQEEEERLRKEEEEERLRKEEEEERLRKEEEEERLRKEEEEERLRKEEEERLRKEEEERLRKEEEERLRKEEEERLRKEQAERLRKEQEERLKKEEERLRKEEEEEERLRKEEEEERLRKEEEEEEERLRKEEEERLRKEEEERLRKEEEEEERLRKEEEEEEEERLRKEEEEERLRKEEEEERLRKEEDRLRKEERLRKEERLRKEEEERLRRETFRKEQEDKENLKKEQEEKRLRQELFIQKQEKSWKTTVIVAAILIALFAGIYAVPVLLRPTPSSESRSVLQIFQSELDKLKHYFPDQNQHLWLRSGKMLQTHLNKSQPSEPATLILTAGQDAKRTLLCLGGGLAQAYADALNASWLLIHGPSKSDHDSITTKLHIDEELSSGFDSTARAAVLNRLETLPPGSLLILYRYCDHENAAYKKVALVFTVLLDEPSLDHDTPLPEVEEKVRDFLWEQFVTSDKVRSYQEMDSDKLGGVWSRISHLVLPVYPVESMEAGKCPIDYDGRLTIED from the exons ATGGCAGATCAGGAAGAACAAAGCAAGATACGTCATTCTATGGAAGACGGAAGTCAAATACGTGAAAAGATTGTTTCTGTTCCTACAGAAGTACAACAGCAAGATAAgttgagagaagagcaggagaatTCAAGAGGAGAAGAGAAGAAGGAGAATGAGAAGTTGAAAAAGGAGCAAGAGGAGAGGTTAAGAAAAGAGCAAAAAGATAGGTTGAAAAGGGAGCACAAGGACAGATTGAAAAGGGAGCATGAGGAGAAGTTGAAAAAAGAACAGGAGGAGAAGTTGAGAAAAGAACAGGAGGAGAAGTTGAGGAAAGAACAGGATAATAAGTCAAGAAAGGAACAGGAGGAGAAGCTGCGAAAGGCGAAGGAGGAGAATCTGAgaaaggagcaggaacagaggGTGAGAAAGGAGGAGAAGCTGAGgacggagcagcaggagaagctgaGAAAGGAGCAGGAAGAGAGGGTGAGAACGGAGGAGAAGCTGAGGAAGGAGCAGGAAGAGAAGCTGAGGAAGGAGCAGGAGGAAAAGCTGAGAAAAGAGCAGGAGCAGATGTTGAAAAGGGaaaaggaggagaaggataggttAAAAAAAGAGCAGAAGGAGAGGCTGAAAAAGAAGCAGGAGGGAGAGAATGAAAGGTTGAAAAAAGACCAGGAAGAGAAGTTGAGAAAGGAAGAAGATGAGCAATTgagaaaggaggaggagaagaggttgAGAAAGGTGGAGGTGGTGCAGTTGAGAAAGGAACAGGTTGAGCGGTTGAGAAAGGAGGACGAGCGGTTCAGAAAAGTGGAGGAAgagaaaaggttgagaaaggtggaagaggaggagaggttgagaaaggtggaggaggaggagaggttgAGAAAGGTGGAGGAGGCGGAGCACTTGAAAATGGAGCAGGTTGAGCAGTTGAGAAAGGAGGAGGAGCGTTTGAgaaaggtggaggaggaggagaggttgagaaaggtggaggaggaggagaggttgAGAAAGGTGGAGGAGGAGAGGTTGAGAAAGGTGgaagagaaggagaggttgaGAAAGGTGGAGGAGAAGGTGAGAATGAGAAAAGAGGGGGAGAGACTGagaaaggaggagaaggagaggttgagaAAGGAGGAGGATGAAAGACTGAGAAAGGAGGAGGATGAAAGACTGAGAAAGGAGGAGGATGAGAGACTGAGAAAGGAGGAGGATGAGAGACTGAGAAAGGAGGAGGATGAGAGACTGAGAAAGGAGGAGGATGAGAGACTGAGAAAGGAGGAGGATGAGAGACTGagaaaggaggagaaggagaggctgagaaaggaggaggagaaggagacgttgagaaaggaggaggaggagaggctgagaaaagaggaggaggagaggctgagaaaagaggaggaggagaggctgagaaaagaggaggaggagaggctgagaaaagaggaggaggagaggctgagaaaagaggaggaggagaggctgagaaaagaggaggaggagaggctgagagaagaggaggaggagaggctgagaaaagaggaggagaggttGAGAAAGGAACAGGAGGAGAGGTTGAgaaaggaacaggaggaggaggagaggttgagaaaagaggaggaggaggagaggttgagaaaagaggaggaggaggagaggttgagaaaagaggaggaggaggagaggttgagaaaagaggaggaggaggagaggttgagaaaagaggaggaggagaggttgagaaaagaggaggaggagaggttgagaaaagaggaggaggagaggctgagaaaagaggaggaggagaggctgAGAAAGGAACAGGCGGAGAGGTTGAGAAAGGAACAGGAGGAGAGGCTGAAAAAGGAGGAGGAAAGGTTgagaaaagaggaggaggaggaggagaggttgagaaaagaggaggaggaggagaggttgagaaaagaggaggaggaggaggaggagaggttgagaaaagaggaggaggagaggttgagaaaagaggaggaggagaggttgagaaaagaggaggaggaggaggagaggttgagaaaggaggaggaggaggaggaggaggagaggttgagaaaggaggaggaggaggagaggttgagaaaggaggaggaggaagagaggttGAGAAAAGAGGAGGATAGGTTGAGAAAGGAGGAGAGGCTGAGAAAGGAGGAGAGGCtgagaaaggaggaggaggagaggttgAGAAGGGAGACATTCAGAAAAGAGCAAGAAGATAAGGAGAACTTGAAAAAGGAACAGGAGGAGAAGAGATTGAGGCAAGAGCTTTTCATACAAAAACAAGAGAAGAGCTGGAAGACAACAGTGATAG TTGCTGCCATTCTCATCGCTCTGTTTGCCGGTATCTATGCCGTTCCTGTGCTGCTCAGACCTACTCCATCTTCAGAATCGAGATCCGTTCTACAGATTTTCCAGAGTGAGCTTGACAAGCTAAAGCATTATTTTCCTGACCAAAATCAGCATTTGTGGTTGCGAAGTGGAAAAATGCTGCAAACTCATCTCAACAAATCCCAACCCAGTGAACCCGCTACACTCATCCTTACTGCAGGACAAGATGCAAAGCGCACTTTACTCTGCTTAGGCGGGGGTCTGGCACAAGCCTATGCTGATGCTCTCAATGCAAGTTGGTTATTAATCCATGGCCCTTCCAAATCAGACCATGATAGCATAACTACCAAACTTCATATAGATGAGGAGCTAAGTTCAGGGTTTGACTCTACTGCCCGGGCAGCAGTATTAAACCGTTTAGAGACTCTGCCTCCTGGTTCCTTGCTCATCCTCTACAGGTATTGTGACCACGAGAATGCAGCTTATAAGAAAGTCGCACTAGTGTTTACAGTTCTTCTAGATGAGCCATCATTGGATCACGACACGCCTCTCCCGGAGGTGGAAGAGAAAGTCAGAGACTTCCTGTGGGAACAGTTCGTTACATCAGACAAAGTTAGATCATATCAAGAGATGGATAGTGATAAGCTAGGTGGGGTGTGGAGCCGCATTTCTCACCTAGTTCTCCCTGTGTACCCAGTGGAAAGTATGGAGGCTGGGAAGTGCCCTATTGATTACGATGGAAGATTAACTATAGAGGACTAA